A region from the Kineothrix sp. IPX-CK genome encodes:
- a CDS encoding DUF6145 family protein, with product MKGARFIEMEENRIVLCGANSYEQKYYFNDRFDGIPSSIKDELHIICVLFTEEVGGIFTVVFEEDGTVFLETNFAEDDFLYDEISSGLMVGKIRGSRQELFESLSLYYRIFVLQEKLDLEEA from the coding sequence GTGAAAGGAGCACGTTTTATAGAAATGGAAGAAAATAGAATTGTTTTATGCGGTGCAAATTCTTATGAGCAGAAATATTATTTTAACGATAGGTTCGATGGGATTCCCAGTTCCATTAAGGACGAACTGCATATCATATGTGTGCTCTTCACCGAAGAGGTAGGAGGGATTTTCACGGTGGTATTCGAAGAGGACGGTACTGTTTTCCTTGAAACGAATTTTGCAGAGGACGATTTTCTGTATGATGAGATAAGCAGCGGACTGATGGTAGGTAAGATAAGAGGCAGCAGGCAGGAGCTATTCGAATCGTTAAGCCTTTACTACCGTATTTTTGTCCTGCAAGAGAAGCTTGATTTGGAAGAAGCATAA
- a CDS encoding type III pantothenate kinase: MILVIDVGNTNITFGVYNDKELVTTFRMTTRMERTSDEYGMSITELLRINNISKADLEGTIIASVVPNIMHALIGGVSRYLGTVPVIVGPGVKTGIKIITENPREIGPDRIVDAVAAYEIYGGPVLVVDFGTATTYDLVTEDGCFAAGITAPGVRISAKALWEHTAKLPEVEIKKPKSILAQETISSMQAGLVYGQIGQTEYIVGQVKKESGFDNLKTVATGGLGRLISEEAESIDIYCSTLTLDGLRIIYDKNRK, encoded by the coding sequence ATGATACTTGTAATTGACGTAGGAAACACGAATATAACCTTTGGTGTATATAATGATAAGGAGCTTGTGACTACTTTTCGCATGACCACGAGGATGGAGCGCACTTCAGATGAGTATGGCATGAGCATTACAGAGCTTCTTAGAATCAATAATATAAGCAAAGCGGATTTGGAGGGAACGATTATCGCCAGCGTCGTTCCCAATATCATGCACGCTCTGATAGGCGGAGTATCCAGATATCTGGGAACTGTGCCGGTTATCGTAGGCCCGGGAGTGAAGACCGGAATTAAAATTATAACCGAAAATCCGCGGGAAATCGGACCGGACCGGATTGTTGATGCGGTAGCTGCATATGAGATTTACGGGGGACCGGTTCTGGTAGTGGATTTCGGTACGGCGACCACCTATGATCTCGTAACGGAGGACGGCTGTTTCGCGGCCGGCATCACAGCGCCGGGCGTTCGTATCAGCGCGAAGGCTTTGTGGGAGCATACGGCGAAACTGCCCGAGGTAGAGATTAAAAAGCCTAAGTCCATTCTGGCGCAGGAAACCATATCCAGCATGCAGGCAGGACTTGTATACGGGCAAATCGGACAGACGGAATATATCGTGGGTCAGGTCAAGAAGGAAAGCGGCTTTGACAATCTGAAAACAGTGGCGACGGGAGGGCTTGGCCGATTGATCTCGGAGGAGGCGGAGAGCATCGATATTTACTGCAGTACGCTGACCTTGGACGGACTGAGGATAATCTATGATAAGAACAGGAAATAA
- the dusB gene encoding tRNA dihydrouridine synthase DusB, which yields MESKLRPLRIGDAILENNIILAPMAGVTDLPFRLLCKEQGAGLICMEMVSAKAIMYNNKNTEELLEIHPEELPVSLQLFGSDPHIISEMAKRIEERPFAVLDINMGCPMPKIVGNGEGSALMKNPALVEKIVAETVKAIKKPVTVKIRKGFDDAHVNAVEIAKAAEAAGAAAVTVHGRTREQYYAGEADWDIIAKVKEAVRIPVIGNGDVTDGESAARLMEQTGCDGVMIGRAVRGNPWIFREIKAYLQTGEKLASPETAQVKEMILRHAMLQLKYKGEYIGIREMRKHVSWYVTGFPYAARFRQKVNEMETFDDLMRGVEAIFM from the coding sequence ATGGAAAGTAAATTAAGGCCTCTGCGGATAGGAGATGCCATACTGGAAAATAATATCATATTAGCCCCCATGGCAGGTGTTACCGACCTGCCGTTTCGATTGCTATGCAAGGAGCAGGGGGCCGGGCTTATATGTATGGAAATGGTCAGTGCCAAAGCGATTATGTATAATAACAAGAATACGGAAGAGCTACTTGAGATACATCCGGAGGAGCTTCCCGTTTCTTTACAGCTTTTCGGTTCGGACCCGCATATTATAAGCGAAATGGCAAAAAGGATCGAGGAGCGGCCATTTGCCGTGCTGGATATCAACATGGGCTGTCCGATGCCTAAGATCGTAGGAAACGGCGAGGGATCGGCTCTTATGAAAAATCCGGCATTGGTAGAGAAAATCGTAGCGGAGACGGTAAAAGCAATCAAAAAGCCGGTTACCGTAAAAATCAGAAAGGGCTTTGACGACGCTCACGTTAATGCGGTGGAAATTGCAAAGGCGGCGGAGGCAGCGGGAGCCGCGGCGGTAACGGTGCACGGACGGACGAGAGAGCAATATTATGCAGGAGAAGCGGATTGGGATATTATCGCCAAGGTAAAGGAAGCTGTTCGTATTCCGGTCATCGGAAACGGCGATGTGACTGACGGAGAATCGGCTGCGAGGCTGATGGAGCAAACCGGCTGCGATGGTGTGATGATAGGTCGTGCAGTTAGAGGAAATCCTTGGATTTTCAGGGAAATCAAAGCGTATTTACAAACTGGAGAGAAGCTTGCTTCTCCTGAGACTGCTCAGGTAAAAGAAATGATCCTTCGCCATGCAATGCTTCAGCTTAAATACAAGGGGGAATATATAGGCATCCGGGAGATGCGCAAGCATGTTTCCTGGTATGTGACCGGTTTTCCTTATGCGGCGAGATTCAGGCAAAAGGTGAATGAGATGGAAACCTTCGATGATCTGATGAGAGGCGTGGAGGCGATTTTTATGTAA
- the greA gene encoding transcription elongation factor GreA gives MEEKKNILTYEGLKKYEDELHDLKVVKRQEVAQKIKEAREQGDLSENAEYDAAKDEQRDIEARIEELEKILKNAEVVVEDEVDLDKINIGCKVRIMDMEYKEELEYKIVGSTEANSLKGKISNESPVGKALIGAKVGALVSVETQVGVLKYKVLEIQRSSN, from the coding sequence ATGGAAGAAAAGAAGAATATTTTGACTTATGAAGGTCTCAAGAAATATGAAGATGAGCTTCATGACTTAAAAGTAGTAAAAAGACAAGAAGTAGCGCAGAAAATTAAGGAAGCCAGAGAACAGGGCGATTTATCGGAAAATGCGGAATACGATGCGGCGAAAGACGAGCAGCGCGATATCGAAGCCAGAATCGAAGAATTGGAAAAAATCCTGAAAAATGCCGAGGTTGTAGTAGAAGACGAAGTGGATCTGGATAAGATTAACATCGGCTGTAAAGTAAGGATTATGGATATGGAATATAAAGAAGAATTGGAATATAAAATCGTAGGCTCCACCGAGGCGAACAGCCTTAAGGGAAAAATCTCTAACGAATCGCCGGTGGGAAAGGCATTGATCGGTGCAAAGGTAGGAGCATTAGTCAGCGTAGAAACGCAGGTCGGCGTATTGAAATATAAAGTGCTCGAGATTCAGCGCTCCAGCAATTAA
- a CDS encoding DUF6462 family protein produces MDEQYYDIERRTAVKESARELRRKFLRYKDAEVVYSMTHKKLLELAGKAGAIYRIDGYVLLDRDIFDEYLEQFHEPPTK; encoded by the coding sequence ATGGACGAACAGTATTACGACATTGAGCGAAGAACCGCAGTAAAGGAATCGGCACGAGAGCTGAGAAGGAAGTTTCTCAGATATAAGGATGCAGAGGTTGTCTATAGCATGACACATAAGAAGCTCTTAGAACTTGCCGGTAAGGCAGGTGCTATTTATAGGATTGATGGATATGTGTTATTGGACAGAGATATTTTTGATGAATATTTAGAGCAGTTTCATGAGCCACCTACGAAATAG
- a CDS encoding DUF6462 family protein, translating to MAGNAWKYSHKLDDVDMEFLQHDFITIKQGVNYYGFSERPFLRMAKEAGAYYKIGKMVRIRRDLFDRYLRKTRKVPRVGGKLCARL from the coding sequence ATGGCAGGAAATGCATGGAAGTATTCACACAAGCTGGATGATGTTGATATGGAGTTTTTACAGCATGATTTTATCACGATTAAGCAGGGTGTGAATTATTACGGATTTAGTGAGCGACCGTTCCTTAGGATGGCCAAGGAAGCAGGAGCATATTACAAGATTGGCAAGATGGTAAGAATCAGAAGAGATTTATTTGACCGGTATCTCAGAAAAACAAGAAAGGTACCGAGAGTAGGAGGCAAATTATGTGCAAGGTTATAA
- a CDS encoding AAA family ATPase encodes MCKVITVSNQKGGTAKTTSCVNLGIGLASAGKKVLLIDTDPQGSLSISLGYPEPDEMENTLATLMMNIVNDEEFCLEDVLIHHEEGVDILPSNIELSAIEVSLVNVMSRELILRQLVERVRVAYDFIIIDCMPSLGMMTINALACADAVLIPVQAAYLPVKGLQQLIKTISRVKRQLNPKLKIEGILLTMVDYRTNYAKDICSMVYEAYSSSIKVFKTEIPMSVRAAEISAEGSSIYKYDPKGKAAYAYGELTKEVLNG; translated from the coding sequence ATGTGCAAGGTTATAACCGTATCGAATCAAAAGGGAGGAACTGCAAAGACCACATCATGCGTGAATTTAGGTATTGGGCTGGCATCGGCTGGTAAAAAGGTGCTGTTGATTGATACAGACCCACAGGGTTCACTTTCTATCAGCTTAGGATATCCGGAACCGGATGAAATGGAGAATACACTGGCAACATTGATGATGAATATTGTAAATGATGAAGAATTTTGTTTAGAGGATGTTCTGATACATCATGAGGAGGGTGTTGATATTCTTCCGTCTAATATTGAACTTTCAGCGATTGAGGTCTCACTCGTAAATGTAATGAGCAGGGAGTTAATTCTCAGGCAGTTGGTGGAACGAGTAAGGGTTGCGTATGATTTCATCATTATAGATTGCATGCCGTCGCTTGGCATGATGACCATAAATGCACTTGCGTGTGCAGACGCTGTACTGATACCGGTGCAGGCTGCTTATCTTCCGGTAAAGGGATTACAGCAGTTGATTAAGACGATTAGCAGAGTAAAGCGTCAATTGAATCCGAAGCTTAAAATAGAGGGCATTTTACTTACAATGGTGGATTACAGAACGAATTATGCTAAGGATATCTGCTCTATGGTGTATGAGGCGTATTCTTCTTCTATTAAGGTATTTAAAACAGAAATACCGATGTCAGTACGAGCTGCGGAGATTAGCGCAGAAGGAAGTAGTATCTATAAGTATGACCCGAAGGGTAAAGCCGCTTATGCATATGGCGAGCTGACAAAGGAGGTTCTCAATGGCTAG
- a CDS encoding ParB/RepB/Spo0J family partition protein: MASRVGEKIKLTSIDELLCVPETNGTIEIELGLISAFENHPFRVVDDEKMEELVESIRQQGILSPVLVRPDDEGGYEMISGHRRLHAATIVGLKKIPAIVKELTDDEAIIAMVNANLQREEILPSERGFSLKMKMDAMRHQGSCRHDVAKLSVVERKTATIVGEGSGLTGRSVQRYIRLTELIPELLDMVDTKRLSLVNGVDISYFDKDVQKWLYEYIKDNGNLKPEQIAALKEQRNLENMTQYTVIAILNDALPKKSAVKKVSFSEKKLSKYFPADYPASKCERIITELLEKWKLEQEAQDGI, encoded by the coding sequence ATGGCTAGTAGAGTTGGAGAAAAAATAAAGCTTACAAGTATAGATGAATTGTTATGTGTTCCAGAAACGAATGGAACGATTGAAATTGAATTGGGATTGATTTCGGCATTTGAAAATCATCCGTTTCGAGTAGTCGATGATGAAAAGATGGAGGAACTGGTAGAAAGCATCCGCCAGCAGGGAATTCTTTCGCCGGTGTTGGTGCGTCCTGATGATGAGGGTGGCTATGAAATGATATCTGGTCACAGACGACTGCATGCAGCTACAATCGTTGGGCTTAAGAAGATACCTGCCATTGTAAAGGAGCTTACGGATGACGAGGCAATCATTGCCATGGTTAATGCTAATCTGCAAAGAGAAGAAATCCTGCCGAGTGAAAGAGGGTTCTCTCTTAAGATGAAGATGGATGCCATGCGACATCAAGGCTCTTGTCGACATGATGTCGCCAAGTTGAGTGTGGTGGAAAGAAAGACAGCGACTATCGTAGGAGAAGGAAGCGGATTGACCGGACGAAGCGTTCAAAGATACATACGACTGACAGAACTGATTCCGGAGCTTTTGGATATGGTTGATACAAAAAGGCTGTCATTGGTAAATGGCGTTGATATTTCCTATTTTGATAAGGATGTTCAGAAGTGGCTGTACGAATATATAAAGGATAACGGAAACCTTAAGCCGGAGCAGATTGCGGCACTCAAGGAGCAACGTAATCTGGAAAATATGACACAGTATACGGTGATAGCAATTCTAAATGATGCACTTCCGAAAAAGAGTGCGGTTAAGAAAGTAAGCTTTTCTGAAAAGAAGTTATCGAAGTATTTTCCGGCAGATTATCCGGCATCAAAGTGTGAGCGTATTATTACGGAACTGTTGGAGAAATGGAAATTGGAGCAGGAGGCACAGGATGGCATTTAA
- a CDS encoding replication initiator protein A encodes MAFNYYKKSDAGQFSFIRIPKALMTEESFDSLSLQSKLLYGMLIDRMGASCKNQWIDEENRVYIVYPIQEIQKDMKVSKHKAIDCLSELENIGLVEKRLRGNGRPTHLYVKNFVSASV; translated from the coding sequence ATGGCATTTAATTATTATAAGAAATCTGATGCAGGACAATTTAGTTTCATTCGTATTCCCAAGGCTTTAATGACAGAGGAGTCTTTTGACTCCCTGTCGCTTCAGTCAAAGCTATTGTATGGAATGTTGATAGACAGAATGGGTGCATCCTGCAAAAATCAGTGGATTGATGAAGAGAACAGAGTTTATATCGTTTATCCGATTCAAGAGATACAAAAGGACATGAAGGTATCCAAGCATAAAGCAATTGATTGTCTTTCGGAATTGGAGAACATCGGTCTTGTTGAAAAGAGGCTACGAGGGAACGGCAGACCTACGCACTTATATGTAAAAAATTTTGTATCTGCTTCCGTGTGA
- a CDS encoding DUF6017 domain-containing protein produces the protein MEQKIRFDYFYGKEADTFTFYRIPKLLFTEPMFKGLSSEAKILYGLLLDRMSLSIKNGWFDEEGRAYIYFAIEDIAELLNCGKNKAVRSLQDLVDDTGIGLIEKKRQGQGKSNILYVKNFIIEEQNGISGDSEQNTTGSEVYFSTFKNVEKGDSRIPKSNIQEVSFWGANNNKMIYNNISDTESNLIVSAETGYDVMREYEQIIKENIEFELLLARNPYDRETLLGIVDLMLEMVLAKADEVVISCNRYPTELVKSKMLKLNSAHIEYVLDCMRKNTTKVKNIKKYLLAALFNASTTMGSYYQAEVNHDFPQYAVAR, from the coding sequence ATGGAGCAAAAAATACGATTTGATTATTTTTATGGAAAAGAAGCAGATACGTTTACCTTTTATAGAATACCAAAGCTGTTGTTTACGGAGCCGATGTTTAAAGGATTATCTAGTGAAGCAAAGATTTTGTATGGCTTGTTGTTGGACAGAATGTCTTTATCTATTAAAAACGGCTGGTTTGATGAAGAAGGGCGTGCCTACATATACTTTGCTATCGAAGATATCGCTGAATTATTAAACTGTGGTAAGAATAAAGCAGTACGTTCCTTACAGGATTTGGTGGATGATACCGGTATTGGTCTCATCGAAAAGAAGCGTCAGGGGCAGGGAAAATCCAATATTCTGTATGTGAAGAACTTTATAATAGAAGAGCAGAATGGTATTTCCGGTGATTCTGAGCAAAATACTACCGGTTCAGAAGTTTACTTTTCGACATTCAAGAATGTTGAAAAAGGGGATTCTAGGATACCCAAAAGTAACATTCAAGAAGTTTCATTTTGGGGAGCAAATAATAATAAAATGATATATAATAACATAAGTGATACAGAATCTAATCTTATCGTATCTGCTGAGACAGGATATGATGTGATGAGAGAATATGAGCAAATCATCAAAGAAAACATAGAGTTTGAATTATTGCTTGCTCGTAATCCATACGACAGAGAAACTCTGTTGGGGATAGTGGATCTTATGCTGGAAATGGTTTTGGCTAAAGCGGATGAAGTGGTTATTTCCTGCAATCGCTATCCAACGGAGCTTGTGAAATCCAAGATGCTTAAATTGAATTCAGCGCATATTGAGTATGTCTTGGATTGCATGAGAAAGAATACTACGAAAGTGAAAAACATTAAGAAATATTTGCTGGCTGCGTTATTTAATGCATCCACAACAATGGGAAGTTACTATCAGGCAGAAGTGAATCACGATTTTCCACAATATGCCGTTGCAAGATAA
- a CDS encoding DUF5688 family protein — MSTKCPFSNDFTYVIFIMDNRTGNTKSPHRLSLAFAKENMGIQSVSLQHYVVGLALLFYPGTGSGDDDFCFQYRLRKNEVDRMNNEEFKNEFVDAVKEALYERGNEVDIKITTVEKMNEGYEAMTVTPEGSNVGMNMNLEVFAEAYESGVPFDEIVEQVTRKIEDHLANMPTFDVAQLTDYEQMKERLSMEVVALDRNADLLAKVPHQEMEDMAVVYRFVVESDDNGRATMLVTNDILDKMGVTPEQLHADALENAPELRPVVIKGMSEVMMEMMGPDAADMFGLAEMPQDEKMYVATVPDKIAGAGVIAYQNFMDEAAERLGGDFFILPSSLHEVLLVRDDGEVNYSDLKAMVEEVNATQVSPEEKLTDSVYHYDSKEHIFELAEKFEARQKDKEADITSEKEEKASVLGDLKAKKDEVAKQPKKETVEKATKNKGEEL; from the coding sequence ATGTCCACCAAGTGTCCATTTTCAAATGATTTTACCTATGTTATATTTATAATGGACAATCGAACGGGGAACACGAAAAGCCCCCACCGGTTGTCCTTGGCTTTTGCAAAAGAAAATATGGGAATTCAAAGCGTCAGCTTACAGCACTATGTTGTGGGTCTGGCGCTTTTGTTTTACCCGGGAACCGGAAGCGGGGATGACGATTTCTGCTTCCAATACAGATTAAGAAAGAACGAGGTAGACAGAATGAATAACGAAGAATTCAAAAATGAGTTTGTGGATGCCGTGAAGGAAGCACTTTACGAAAGAGGCAACGAGGTTGACATCAAAATCACCACTGTTGAAAAGATGAATGAAGGTTATGAAGCGATGACTGTTACTCCGGAAGGAAGTAATGTTGGTATGAATATGAATCTTGAGGTGTTCGCTGAGGCTTACGAAAGCGGTGTTCCTTTTGATGAAATCGTAGAGCAGGTTACACGCAAGATTGAAGATCATCTAGCTAATATGCCAACTTTCGATGTTGCACAACTCACTGATTATGAGCAGATGAAGGAAAGGCTCTCCATGGAAGTAGTTGCTCTTGACAGAAATGCAGATTTGCTTGCCAAGGTTCCTCATCAGGAGATGGAGGATATGGCAGTTGTCTACAGATTTGTGGTAGAGAGCGATGACAATGGCAGAGCTACAATGCTGGTCACGAATGACATCTTGGATAAGATGGGAGTTACACCGGAACAGCTTCATGCAGATGCACTTGAGAATGCACCGGAGCTTAGACCAGTAGTGATTAAGGGTATGAGCGAAGTCATGATGGAGATGATGGGACCTGATGCGGCGGATATGTTTGGACTGGCCGAAATGCCACAGGACGAAAAGATGTATGTCGCAACTGTGCCGGATAAAATTGCCGGAGCCGGAGTGATTGCATATCAGAACTTCATGGATGAAGCTGCTGAAAGACTTGGCGGTGACTTCTTTATCTTGCCGTCTTCTCTCCATGAAGTATTATTGGTTAGAGATGATGGCGAGGTCAACTACAGCGATTTAAAGGCTATGGTTGAGGAAGTAAATGCTACACAGGTTTCTCCGGAAGAGAAGCTTACTGATAGCGTATACCACTACGACAGCAAGGAGCATATTTTTGAACTTGCAGAGAAGTTTGAGGCACGCCAGAAAGATAAGGAAGCGGATATTACTTCTGAGAAGGAAGAAAAGGCTTCTGTTTTAGGAGACCTTAAAGCAAAGAAGGATGAGGTTGCAAAACAGCCTAAGAAAGAGACTGTGGAAAAAGCAACAAAGAATAAGGGCGAAGAGCTCTAA
- a CDS encoding DUF6017 domain-containing protein translates to MTFDYFYKEQSEQYAFYRIPKALIVDEEFADLSTDAKLLYGLLLDRVSLSSSSGWLDECGRVYIIYTIKSIQRDMCCGVKKAVKLLKELEGAGLIEKVIQGQGKPALIYVKNFSGVLLKGQDKSCQKDNSGISQRTTLEVSKGQPNKTESNNTEYSNTNPILSVVDKDADKEERDSYFQYFYDRIDMDILLERYPYDKEVLEAIFNLVLDVVCSKRKTIRIAGDDKPVAVVKAQFMKIHSGHVEYVMDCLKNCSSKVRNIKQYILATLYNAPLTMQSYYQAWVNNDMATGKFYGGTDERD, encoded by the coding sequence ATGACATTTGATTATTTTTATAAGGAGCAGTCGGAGCAGTATGCATTTTATCGCATTCCGAAGGCTCTTATAGTGGACGAAGAGTTTGCAGATTTATCTACAGATGCCAAGCTTCTATATGGTCTGCTGTTAGATAGGGTGTCTTTATCATCCAGCAGTGGATGGTTGGATGAATGTGGGAGAGTGTATATCATTTACACAATCAAGAGCATTCAAAGGGATATGTGCTGTGGTGTAAAAAAGGCAGTGAAGCTCTTAAAAGAATTAGAGGGGGCTGGTCTGATTGAAAAAGTAATTCAAGGTCAGGGGAAGCCTGCGCTTATTTATGTGAAGAACTTTAGTGGGGTATTGTTAAAAGGACAAGACAAGAGTTGTCAAAAGGACAATTCTGGGATTTCCCAAAGGACAACGCTAGAAGTGTCAAAAGGACAACCAAATAAGACTGAGAGTAATAATACAGAGTATAGTAATACGAATCCTATCCTATCCGTGGTGGATAAGGATGCGGATAAGGAAGAGAGAGATTCTTATTTCCAATACTTTTATGACCGCATAGACATGGATATTTTGTTGGAACGATATCCTTATGACAAAGAAGTACTGGAGGCAATATTTAATCTTGTGTTAGATGTAGTCTGCTCTAAAAGAAAGACAATTCGCATTGCCGGGGATGACAAACCGGTTGCTGTAGTAAAGGCTCAGTTTATGAAAATACATTCGGGGCATGTGGAGTATGTAATGGACTGTCTGAAAAACTGTTCATCGAAGGTTCGCAATATAAAGCAGTATATATTAGCGACGCTCTATAATGCCCCTTTAACTATGCAAAGCTATTATCAGGCATGGGTCAATAATGATATGGCTACAGGAAAATTTTACGGAGGTACAGATGAGAGAGATTGA
- a CDS encoding PcfB family protein codes for MQEDVENKTVNLAVKSSKVTATVLYKGLRAFINHQKKKALEKQRAGEESVKGEQSVKELIGQGQGVSSMPIGDKGVKDFKKICKKYGVDFAIVKDKNEHPPVYTVFFKAKDADAIASVLKEYSAKQMKKQAKKERPSILEKLKKFKDIVARTPKKEKERRKEHER; via the coding sequence TTGCAGGAAGATGTAGAAAACAAAACAGTGAACCTGGCGGTGAAATCCTCGAAGGTCACTGCCACGGTTCTATATAAAGGTTTAAGAGCATTTATCAACCACCAGAAAAAGAAAGCTTTGGAGAAGCAAAGGGCTGGCGAAGAGTCAGTGAAAGGCGAGCAATCAGTAAAAGAGCTAATTGGTCAGGGACAGGGTGTATCCAGTATGCCAATTGGGGATAAGGGAGTCAAAGACTTTAAGAAAATCTGCAAAAAGTATGGTGTGGACTTTGCGATAGTGAAAGACAAAAACGAGCATCCACCAGTATATACAGTTTTCTTTAAGGCGAAGGATGCAGATGCAATAGCCAGTGTATTAAAAGAGTATTCAGCGAAGCAGATGAAAAAACAGGCGAAAAAAGAGCGACCAAGTATCTTAGAAAAACTAAAGAAATTCAAGGATATTGTGGCGAGAACTCCAAAGAAAGAGAAGGAAAGACGGAAGGAGCATGAGCGATGA